In Acidisarcina polymorpha, the DNA window TTCCGCCGGGGGTGACTTCTACGCTGACTGACCTGGAGCAGAGAGCGCTGGCGGCGCGGCCGGATTATAAGGCTGCACAGGCTGCAATCCGGGTCGCTGACGCCGAGGTCAAGCTGGCCTACGCGAATGGCACAACGGACCCGACACTCGAGGGTGAGTACGACCGCGTCGGGACCTATAACTCGGCTGGCTTCAACATCAGCATCCCATTGCGAATTTTTGATCGAAACCAGGGAAATAAGGAGACCAGCAAATACGTTGCGCAGGCGAGCCGTTTCTCGGAAATAGCAGCGCGCAACCAGGTGTATTCGGATGTGGATCAGGCATGGGTTGGCTACACGACTTCGAAGGTCCTGGCCGACCGCTACAACGGTCATTATCTGGACGAGGCAAAAGACGTGCTCTCGATTGCCGAATTCGCTTATCAGCACGGCGGTCTCGGCCTGATCGACTATCTCAATGCTCTGCAGGATGATCGCACCACCACGCTGAATGCGCTGAACGCCTATGCGCAGACCTGGATGGCGATTCACCAACTGAGCTTTGCGACGGCGACCGAAGTTATTCCTTAAAAGGAACTCATTTCCTGGGAAAGAGACCTAGGCGCCTGCTATTCTGCCTTCTGGCTCAGCTACCTGGATGTCAGGTTCGAAAGTAGACTAGAAGAAGAACCGGCTTTTGCGAGTTGGTCAAACCTGGTCAAAGAGAGAAGTTGAAATGAGCACGAGCGAGCTTGATCGACCCCAACTTGATCAAACCAAACTTGATCGACCCGAACTCGATCGAACAAGGACAGAGATCCTAGAGTGGCTCGAGAAGGAAAGTGCGAAAGCCGCTGACTCTTCGAAGCTGTTTCAGCAGACCGTTGAGGCGATCCACGCAAAGCTCCCGACCTACAACTGGGTGGGCTTTTACATGCTCGATCCAGGCGATGCTTCGATGCTGGTTCTAGCGCAGTTCGCCGGCGCGGCGACCGAGCACACGCGCATCCCGGTTACTGAGGGGATCTGCGGCGCGGCGGTCGCTCAGGGCGAGACAGTGGTGGTCGATGATGTCAGCTTGGATCCGCGCTACCTCTCTTGTTCGATCGAGACGAAATCAGAGATTGTGGCTCCCATTCGAGTGCATGGCTCGATCGTCGGGGAAATAGACATCGACAGCCATACCGCCGCCGCTTTCAGCGCGGCCGATCGTCTTTTTGTGGAGCGCTGCGCCGAGATTTTGGGCGGCTCTCTGGAATCTGCGGCAACGTCGTCTAAGATCGTTTCGAAGTAGCGCTGCGATTGCGTCCCACGGGAGTGGCAGCAACAAGCGTCAGATTCTGGCAATACGGGTTTGAGAGATTGTTGTCACTGATCGCCGACCTATTGGAGAACCATCCTATGAAGAAGTTCGGGTATTTTGCTTTGATTGCGGTTCTGCTGGGCACCTCAGCGTTCGCCGAAAAACAAACGAACCAGGCCACGTTGAGAGACGTACAGCCAACTAATTTCGGACCGGCCAAGAAGAAGCATCAACAATATGATCTTTCCATCCTTGTGCCAGGCCGCAGCTATCAATGCCGTACGCCGGACAACAGGAATTTCAATGCCACGGACTTCCTCGTCGGTTCCATGATCACCTTCACGGCGAATGGGAAATCGGGCGAAGTGAAGACCGCTGCGGGTAAAAAGGAGAAGTGCACCATCACCCGGGTCGAAGATGCCCCGACCCAATAGAACCGAGGCACTTGCCCTTGAGTGTGCCTCGTCGCCCGGCCGACTTACGGCGCTCTGTTTTACGAAGCGATATCGTTCAGAATCACGTAGTCAAGATCACTGCCGAGGGTGTTGGTGGCCTTGCGGAAAACCGCGAGCTTAGTTTTGTAGGAGCGCGCGACCATGACCACGGGGCCCGCCTGGGAGGCGAGTTCCTTGACTGCTGGGGATTCCTCGATCGAGGGCACATCAAGGATCACCCATTCGCACTTCGACTCGCCAAAAGCGATGAGTTTGTGTAGGCTGGCACGCTTGTTCAAGAGCTCATTGTCGGGCATCGGCGCGCCGACGCTGGTCACGGCAACCCCGGTTTCGCCGAGTAGAAATGTGACTTCTTCCGGAGTCGCTTCACCCCTTAGTACCGACTCGACGCCGCGCAGCGTGGGGGGAGCGCCAAAGACGAAGCGGTATCTGGGGCGCATCAGGGTCAACTCGGCGAGGAAGACAGAATGGCCTTTCGCCGCCAGCGCGAGCGCAATATTGACGGACGTAACGGTCTTTCCTTCCCCCGGCGCGGGGCTTGTCACCAGCATCCGTTTCCGTGGCCACGCGCGACCGAGAATCTCATCGACGATTTGCTTATAACGGCGAGCGGCTTCGCCTTCCGGGTCGGTGACGAAGACGAAGCCATCTTTGGCAGACATGTTAAGAGTGGAACTGCCTTTTCCGGCGACTCGCGGCTTTTCCTGAACAAGTTGTCCGTCGGGGGCGGGAAAGTCTTTCAATTTTGCTAGTGCGTAGGCAAATGAGAGGCTATTCAGCGATGACCTCATGTCTTATCCTTGGGATCCCACCGAGATACATGGCGGATGCGGGAAGTTCGTGGCGCAGCATGCCCTCATCTCTGATGGAGGGGTCACGCCGCTCAGCAAACCAAGCCGCAAAAAAGGCGACCAGGATTCCGAACACAAGGCTTAAAGGTAATAATAACTCGATCGCGAAGATCGCAGGGCGAGTTGTAATCGACGCCCGTTGAACGAGGATGAATGGAGAAGACCCAAGGCTCGACGAATCGCCAGCGACTGCGCCGGGATCCGGCGAGAGGTGCGTGGTGGCATTGGCATTGAGGTGCTCCGGCGCGGGGCGAGCGTCGTTGTTGTGGTCAGCAGGCCTGGCAGCTCCATCTGAGCGGCGGGCTGCTGCCAAGCCGGCCTGCAGGCGCGTTGTCTCCTGTTGATCCTGTTGCAGGCTTTCCTGAAGATTGTCCTGCGCACTTTGAGCCTGGGCGATCTGAGTTGAGATTTGTTCAAGCTCCGCTGCTGCTGCCTTGGCCGCTGCGGCGTGGGCCTCCGCCGATGCTTGCGCCGTCACCGAAGCCTTGGTGGGCCGCGGGGCGATGGCGGCGATTCTGCTGATATCGAGTTGCAGGTCCTGCACTTTATGGCGAGCAGCAACGACGTCAGGATATTCATCCGTGTAGCGGTCGCGCAATTGCGCGAGCTCCTGCTGCGCCCTTGTCAGTTCCTGATGGAGACGTTCTTCCTGAGGATCCGGCTTGATTTCAACGGGCGGCTGAGGCGGTTGCGAGGCTACCTCATTCTTGTGCCGGGCCGCTTGAAGTTCTTGCTGCAATTCAGTGAGGGTGGCAGTGTTCTGATCGAGGGCCTGCTGCAGAGTGACTCCTCTGGCAAGGCTGGACTGCAGCTTATTGGAGAGGACGGCGATGGAAGCTCCATTGGAATTGCTACTGGAGTTGCTCTGCGGCGAGTTAGCGAGCGGCAAGTTTCTCTGCCGGTGCTGCGTACTGCCAGGCTCGGCAAAGGGCTCGATCGTGGGTAGGATCACAGGCGCGTAGAGCGAGTCGGAGTTGCTCGCTGACTTCGCTTTAACGTTGCCGGCGGCTTTTGTGAAGCCGTCGGTGATCGCGGTGGTGACGCCGAGTACCTGCGTGAGGTCGGTCCCGGTGTAGGTGATGAGGACGGCATCGCTTTTTAGATCAGGCCCAGGAACGGGTTGCAGCGAAATCTGCGAAGCAAGTTCTGATGCGGCCCGCGAGATCTCTCCGTTCCTGGTCATCTCCGGATAAAGATGAAAGCGCGTGACGATGCCTGTCCAGTCCTGCTGAGCGGCAACGCGGCGGATCAGGGCAGCGGTATAGGAGGTCTGATTCTCGGCAGCTGGAACCGGAAGCGGATCCGGAGCTGGCTGGCTCAGCGACGCATAGAGCGGATTGACCGCGAGCGTCGCCGATCCGCTATAGTGCTTCGGATAGATCTCTCCCAGGGAGAGCCAGACGAAAACCCCGAAGACAAAAGCAGCAAACGCGGGCCGTCTATGATTGCGGAGCAAGAGCAGCCAATCTTTGCCGATGCGGGCCACAATCGCGACTGGTCTTTTGTGTCTCGATGTCATTTGCGGGCCTGAAGGGTCTGCTGATTTCTTTTTGGTGACCACCAAAGAGTAAAAGTCACCACGTCCCGATTGTCTCCACCGGGAATTCTGGAGACCTGATAGTGGCGATAGGCGGTCTCCTGCAAGAAGCCCTTACCAAGAGGATAGCTGATAGCAGCCTCCCCAAAGGTACCGTTATAACCAATCTTTGTTTTAGGATCGGTGCCGTAGATGGCGGCTCCGCTGAACCGGAGGCTGGTGTTGCGGGTGAACTGGTGGCGAATGCCGGCGCCGGCGGAGTCGAGCAGCGCGAGATTCTCGACCACACCGTCGCTTAGATCGCGATTTCCGGTCAGGTAGACATCATCGCGATTCCCGGCGCGAATATATAAAGATGCATCTCCGGTGAATTGCACCGACTTGCCGCACTCGCTGGATGCTCCATTGGCGGTGCCGTTGACGCTGAGCGAGGCGCGCGAGCCCCACTGAAACAGGCCGAGCATACCTGCGCCGCCGAGGGTACATGGGGTAGGTCCGGTCTGGTGGGCACCGCCGGCTTCGAAGCCCACGGCGACGTTGCGACTGGTAGCGTGGAGGTAGTCGGCGCGACCGCGCACCGTCTGTACGTCGACACCATCATCGGAATAGTAGCGGAGCGTATGGGCAGCGGAAAAATCCCAGCTGGATCGCCGCGATTCGGCGGTGCGCAGCTTGAAATCTTCCTGCTGATCGACAATGTTGCCGCTGTGCAGACCGTAGGCGACGGTGTCCGTCACCGGCGCTTCAGTGTTGCCGACGGTGCGGTAATCGAGGGGAGCGAAGACCCGCAGAGTGTCATTGCCGTAGGCATTGGTCGCGCTTCCTTGCCAAAGCCAGCGGGCATTCAACTGTCCATTAGCCCGAAGGGCAGCCCGGTTGAGGCCCACAAGATTTGAGCCATTGAGCTGGAAATTGCCGAGCGCCCCGCCGTCTTCGTACATAAGTTCCCAGCGGCGGCGCTGAATATAACCCGACAGAGCGCCGGCTCCGGCATAAGCATTGGCGTCGTTCGGCTGATTGAAGAGCAGTCCGCCGACTCCTCCGACAGCGAAGGTGAAGTGATTCCGGCCTTCATTTTCGGTCGGTAGAAAGCCAGGGCCGCCTTGTACCGTTGGACCATTGGCGAGACTCATCGTGTTCCAGTGGTCCACGGTGCGAATGTCGGCCCAGCAAGGGCTTCCGCCCCCGTCCTGCTGGAGCGCGGAGGAGAGAGTATCACCACAACTGCCGATGTCGTCCAATGGGCCTGCATCGGCGTCACCAGGGTCATAGTTGGCGCCGCCGGGATTTGGCCCGGGGTTGCTCGTGCCCGGGTCAAGGGCCGCATTATCGATTGCTGCCGGCCTAGGGTTGGGACCAGAGGCCGCGTACTGACCGCTCATCGGCTCTGCGCACAGGACTGCGATGCTGAAGAGCCCTAAGCAGAAGGCCGCTTTTTGAGTTCCTGCCTTGCTCGTTGTTCTCATGGAACTACCACCGTGTCGCCCGGGATGAGCCCGATATTTTCTTCCAAGTGCTTACCAGCGAGAACCATCTGATAATTGACCTTGATCCTGACGCCACCCTCCTGGTGCAGGACGTAGACTTCTTTCCTCTTCGCGAATTCCGTGGGACCACCGGCGCGGGCGATCAACTGCACGACGTTCATTGGGCTGATGAGGGGGTAGGCGCCGGGATGCTGGACCTCGCCGGTAACGTAGACGATCCGGCTGTGAATTTCCTCGATAATGACGGTCACGCGGGGATGCTTGATGAACCGGGACAACTGCTCGGCGAGTTGGCGCTGTGCAGCATCCGGTGTCATTCCGGCTACGGGCAAGTCCGAAATCAGAGGAATTGAAATTTTTCCATCCGGGCGCACCACCGCGCTGGTGGAGAATTGCGGCTCCTCAAAGACTGAAACCCGCAGGACGTCCCCGGCCCCGATGCGGTAGTCGGGGCCAACTGGCACCGTCGGGCGAGCCTGGAGAGTGACTGACTGCTGAGTTCCGGGCGAGGACGGATCGGCCGCAGACCCAGAGACGGCTTGGCCGTCTGAGGGCGACTGACCCTCAGCACCACTTATCAGACAAAACGCGAACAGGGAATAAAGTAAGACAGGACCGCTTAACTGCATGTGATTGAATCCCGGCGCGATGGCCTTATATCAAGTACGACGCGTCAGCAAAATCGGATTTCGCGCTCTTGGAATTGCCCCGATAGTAGCACGAAAGAGTGCTTATCTAGTCAATATTCAGAGCGATACCTAACTAGCAGGAATCAATCCAAAGACCGCGACCCCGGTCGTTGTACCGACGTAGACCTTACCGTTGACGATTAAGGGGGTAATGAACTTATTACCGGCCCCAGGGACATCCCGGCCATTCGCGGCCTGGTTGCTGTTGTAGAGTTCGTTGGCAAGATTGGTGGCATCGTACGCGTGGAGCACGGCCGGGATGGGAGCGAAGCCAGCCGACGCCTTCGTGGATTCGAGGGCCCATACGATCCCGTTTGTCGTACCGTTCGCCGATATCCCGGGTGTAGCTCCGGGATAAGGGAAAGGAGTAGCAGACTGACTCGAAGGAGCTATCGCCAGCTGTGCGTTGGTTATCGGGAATGCTTTCAGGGAGTCTGTTTCTGCCGCGTAATAGATTGTGTTGTTGAAGTACGCCGGAGTGGAGTAGACCTTGCCGGCTAGTTGCCCGCTGACCTGTTGATAGATGTTGCTGTCCCCAGTGCTGTTGTATTTGCCCATATTGTCGCGGTCGGCAATGTAGATATTCATGTCCTTGCCGGCCCCGACGATCAGATGGTGAACAGTTCCAGTGGCATCGGTCAGATCAGGCAAAAGGATCTCGCCGCCTGAACCCAGATCGGTATCTACGCCACTTTCAGAGACGGTGTTGTATTCATTGAAGTAGTCGGCGACTGCAAGCGTTCCCGAGGTAGACAGCTTGATCATGGCGTTGCCATAGTCGCCGCTGGACGGGAGGCCGCCGCTGGTCAAGGTAGTCTCGAAGGTGCCGTTAGCGTCGAGGAAGTAGATATTGCCGCTGCTATCGGCGGCCAGTCCGTCGCCACTCATCCAGATGGAACCTTCCGATCCATTCGGAGTGACGTTCAGGATCTGGGTTTGTTGGAGGGTC includes these proteins:
- a CDS encoding GAF domain-containing protein; the encoded protein is MSTSELDRPQLDQTKLDRPELDRTRTEILEWLEKESAKAADSSKLFQQTVEAIHAKLPTYNWVGFYMLDPGDASMLVLAQFAGAATEHTRIPVTEGICGAAVAQGETVVVDDVSLDPRYLSCSIETKSEIVAPIRVHGSIVGEIDIDSHTAAAFSAADRLFVERCAEILGGSLESAATSSKIVSK
- a CDS encoding polysaccharide biosynthesis/export family protein, producing the protein MQLSGPVLLYSLFAFCLISGAEGQSPSDGQAVSGSAADPSSPGTQQSVTLQARPTVPVGPDYRIGAGDVLRVSVFEEPQFSTSAVVRPDGKISIPLISDLPVAGMTPDAAQRQLAEQLSRFIKHPRVTVIIEEIHSRIVYVTGEVQHPGAYPLISPMNVVQLIARAGGPTEFAKRKEVYVLHQEGGVRIKVNYQMVLAGKHLEENIGLIPGDTVVVP
- a CDS encoding tyrosine-protein kinase family protein, which gives rise to MRSSLNSLSFAYALAKLKDFPAPDGQLVQEKPRVAGKGSSTLNMSAKDGFVFVTDPEGEAARRYKQIVDEILGRAWPRKRMLVTSPAPGEGKTVTSVNIALALAAKGHSVFLAELTLMRPRYRFVFGAPPTLRGVESVLRGEATPEEVTFLLGETGVAVTSVGAPMPDNELLNKRASLHKLIAFGESKCEWVILDVPSIEESPAVKELASQAGPVVMVARSYKTKLAVFRKATNTLGSDLDYVILNDIAS
- a CDS encoding pyrrolo-quinoline quinone — translated: MAITGLPAGVTANPASLTLTPGTAQSVTLTAAAATAAGAATVTFTGTSGTLSHAATVALTVQAAILTNAPDVPTYHYDNARDGLNASETILNLTNVNATQFGKIGFDTVDGLVDAEPLYIANITVGGALRNVLYVATEHDSVYAFDADTGAQLWMTSILGTGETTSDDHKCDQITPEIGITSTPVIDRKQGPNGTLFTVGMTKDASGAYHHRLHALDLTTGTEISGSPTEITGTYPGTGANSQGGNVVFDPAQYAERAALLLLNGNIYLAWTSHCDIQPYTGWIMGYSESTLQQTQILNVTPNGSEGSIWMSGDGLAADSSGNIYFLDANGTFETTLTSGGLPSSGDYGNAMIKLSTSGTLAVADYFNEYNTVSESGVDTDLGSGGEILLPDLTDATGTVHHLIVGAGKDMNIYIADRDNMGKYNSTGDSNIYQQVSGQLAGKVYSTPAYFNNTIYYAAETDSLKAFPITNAQLAIAPSSQSATPFPYPGATPGISANGTTNGIVWALESTKASAGFAPIPAVLHAYDATNLANELYNSNQAANGRDVPGAGNKFITPLIVNGKVYVGTTTGVAVFGLIPAS